One window of the Amblyraja radiata isolate CabotCenter1 chromosome 41, sAmbRad1.1.pri, whole genome shotgun sequence genome contains the following:
- the LOC116967914 gene encoding protein fosB-like, translating into MYQGFSGDFDSASRCSSSPSEPQYLSSVDSFSQSIGSPTTAAQECATGVGELPGSFVPTLTAITTSQDLQWMVQPTVISSVAQTQPQPPLPSMAHPSMDPYNLPSTSYSAPAMCSYSSGEPSRPARAGRSRRARDETLTAEEEEKRRVRRERNKLAAAKCRNRRRELTDRLQSETDELEEEKAELQSQIAELHKEKERLEFVLVAHKPACKIPFQDPLNTQPPSAAGAEVSSLGLPLGMDGKEPTLTGNYPPGYQLPAEVPFSSPFYPPCQTVQPFLNSSADTSYTSSFVFTYPEGSSCGLVHQRNSNSDQSSDSLNSPSLLAL; encoded by the exons ATGTACCAGGGATTCTCAGGCGACTTCGACTCGGCTTCAAGATGCAGCTCTTCGCCCTCGGAGCCTCAGTATCTGTCATCCGTGGATtccttcagtcagagtattggcaGCCCGACCACCGCGGCCCAG GAGTGTGCGACGGGCGTTGGCGAGTTGCCAGGATCCTTTGTGCCAACTCTCACCGCCATTACCACCAGCCAGGATCTCCAGTGGATGGTTCAACCGACCGTCATTTCCTCGGTGGCTCAGACACAGCCCCAGCCTCCACTCCCCTCCATGGCCCATCCATCCATGGACCCGTATAACCTCCCGAGCACCAGCTACTCCGCCCCTGCCATGTGCTCCTATAGCAGCGGCGAGCCGTCCAGGCCCGCCCGAGCTGGCCGCTCCAGAAGGGCCCGCGATGAGACG CTGACCGCCGAGGAGGAGGAGAAGCGCCGTGTCCGCAGAGAGAGAAACAAACTGGCCGCCGCCAAGTGTCGCAACCGGCGCCGGGAGCTGACCGACCGTCTGCAGAGC GAGACGGACGAGCTAGAGGAGGAGAAGGCCGAGCTACAGTCTCAGATCGCCGAGCTTCACAAGGAGAAGGAGCGGCTGGAGTTTGTGCTGGTGGCCCACAAGCCCGCCTGTAAGATCCCGTTCCAGGACCCCCTGAACACGCAGCCGCCGAGTGCGGCCGGTGCCGAGGTGAGCTCTCTCGGATTGCCCCTGGGCATGGACGGGAAGGAGCCCACGTTGACCGGGAACTACCCGCCGGGCTACCAGCTGCCGGCGGAGGTACCGTTCAGTAGCCCTTTCTACCCGCCTTGCCAGACCGTCCAGCCATTTTTGAATAGTAGCGCCGACACCTCATACACGTCTTCATTTGTGTTCACCTACCCAGAGGGAAGTAGCTGCGGCCTCGTTCACCAGCGGAACAGCAACAGCGACCAATCCTCCGACTCTTTGAACTCGCCATCTCTGCTGGCTCTCTAA